A window of Pedococcus badiiscoriae genomic DNA:
GGAATCCCCTCGCGATCGACCAGTCGATCGCGTTCTGGGACGCGCGCCACCAGAAGCTCGCGCACACGTATGCCGGCGGTGACATCTCGTACGACGACACCGCCAACGCGATGCTCAACGCCTTGCGGGTGGGCCGTCTGATCGACCTCATCGGCACGTTCTCCCGTCCCGCAGCGCCGCTGCGCATCCTCGACGGTGGCTGCGGGACCGGCTGGCTGACCCGTGAGCTCGCCTCGTTCGGCCACCAGGTCGACGGCATCGACACCTCGGCGCAGGCCCTCGCGACCTGTCGGGCCCAGGCGCGGCCCGACGGCCGCGACCGCTACGCGCAGAGCCGGCTCGACGCCTGGGCGCCGAGCTACCTCTACGACGTCGTGGTCAGCGTCGACGTGCTGTTCCACATCATGGAGGACGACGTGTGGGCGGCCTCGGTGCGCAACCTCGGGATGCTCGTCCGTTCGCGAGGCCGCCTGGTCATCGCCGACCACGACCTCGACGCCGACCACCACTGGGGGGACTACCAGGTGAGCCGGGCGCGCCACCGCTACGTCGACCTGCTCGCGCCGGACGGCTTCGTCCACAGCGCCTTCGTTCCCTATGCCTTCCGTGAGAACCACGCCGGTCTCCACGTCTTCGACAGGACATCGTGATGCTGATCCGAGAGCTCATCCTCCACCACCTCGGCAACGGCGCTGTGCACCAGCGCGGCTACACGCTGCCGCCCAGCCAGACGCCGGGGCTGCGGTTGCACCCGGCGGAGGAGCAGGTCGACCCCGAGCCGGGCGATCTCCTGCTGCTCAGGGCGCCGGGCGACGGGGAGCTGTCGGGGCTGATCGACGACGACCTCCCCGAGGGCACGACGGTCGTGCTGCTGGTCCCCACCGACCCGGCTGAGCTGCCCGTGGGTCGCGTCGTCAATGCCTTGATCGGCGCAGGGCTCCAGCTCGTGGAGGCGGTCGTCGCCTCCGGCCAGCGCGAGCCGACGGTGGCCGTGGTGGCACGCCGCAGTGCGGCGACGGTGCTCCCGCTCCCCACGGCCGCCCGTGCGCTCGAACCGGCAGTGGTCGGCCCCGACGGGCCCGAGAAGGATGTGCTGGCCAGGTTGCTGGCCGAAAGCGTCCTGGAGAACCTCACGTCCCGCGCCCGCGAGCGCGTGCTGCTCGCCGAGCTCGGGGGAGCCGAGGACGGCCGCCGGAACGCCGAGCGCGAGCAGCAGGCGCTGGAGCAGCTGAGGGCCCTGCCGGACGAGCTGTCCACGGTGAAGGCGGAGCAGGCCGCCCTCAAGGTGGAGCGCGACGCGTTGAAGAAGCGGCTCGGGCAGGTGGAGTCGTCGACGACGTACCGGCTGGCCTCGAAGCTGGCTGGCGTCTCCGGCGCCGTGCGCCGCTTGCCGGGCCGCCCGCGCCGGTAGCTCCGCCCGCCCGCGCCGGTAGCTCCGGGCCGCCGGAGGGGTCCCCCCGGAGCCCCTCGTGCTGAGTTCGGCTTCGGAGTCCTGCTTCCGTATGATCGGGGGGCGCGTTTCCCCTCGACCTAGGACTGATGCTGTGAAGATCTGCGTTGTTGCGCTGGGCAAGATCGGGCTGCCGCTGGCCGTCCAGTTCGCCAGCAAGGGCCATGACGTCGTCGGCGTGGATGTCAACGCCGAGACCGTGGCGACCATCAACGAGGGCCGCGAGCCCTTCCCCGGCGAGGCCCACCTCCAGGACAAGCTGAGCGAGCTCGTCCCGTCCGGGCGGCTCCGCGCCACCACCGACTACGCCGACGCCGTTCCCGGCGCCGACGCGGTCGTGCTGGTCGTGCCGCTGTTCGTCGACGGCGAGGGCGTGCCGGACTTCGGCTGGATGGACGCCGCGACGCGCGAGCTCGCCAAGCACCTGAACAAGGGCACCCTGGTCTCCTATGAGACGACCCTCCCGGTCGGCACCACGCGCACCCGCTGGAAGCCCATGCTCGAGGAGATCTCCGGGCTGACCGAGGGCGAGGACTTCGACCTCGTGTTCAGCCCTGAGCGGGTGCTGACCGGCCGGGTGTTCGCGGACCTGCGCAAGTACCCCAAGCTGATCGGCGCGCTGAGCCCGGCCGGCGCTGCCCACGCCCAGAAGTTCTACGAGGCCGTCCTCGACTTCGACGAGCGCCCCGACCTGGCCCGCCCCAACGGCGTCTGGGACCTCGGCAGCGCCGAGGCCTCCGAGCTGGCCAAGCTGGCGGAGACGACCTACCGCGACGTGAACATCGGGCTGGCCAACCAGTTCGCGACCTTCGCCGCGACCCAGGGCATCGACATCTACCAGGTCATCGAGGCCAGCAACTCCCAGCCCTACAGCCACATCCACCGCCCGGGCATCGCCGTCGGCGGGCACTGCATCCCGGTCTACCCGCGCCTGTACCTGCACAC
This region includes:
- a CDS encoding class I SAM-dependent methyltransferase gives rise to the protein MTSSGNPLAIDQSIAFWDARHQKLAHTYAGGDISYDDTANAMLNALRVGRLIDLIGTFSRPAAPLRILDGGCGTGWLTRELASFGHQVDGIDTSAQALATCRAQARPDGRDRYAQSRLDAWAPSYLYDVVVSVDVLFHIMEDDVWAASVRNLGMLVRSRGRLVIADHDLDADHHWGDYQVSRARHRYVDLLAPDGFVHSAFVPYAFRENHAGLHVFDRTS
- a CDS encoding nucleotide sugar dehydrogenase, whose protein sequence is MKICVVALGKIGLPLAVQFASKGHDVVGVDVNAETVATINEGREPFPGEAHLQDKLSELVPSGRLRATTDYADAVPGADAVVLVVPLFVDGEGVPDFGWMDAATRELAKHLNKGTLVSYETTLPVGTTRTRWKPMLEEISGLTEGEDFDLVFSPERVLTGRVFADLRKYPKLIGALSPAGAAHAQKFYEAVLDFDERPDLARPNGVWDLGSAEASELAKLAETTYRDVNIGLANQFATFAATQGIDIYQVIEASNSQPYSHIHRPGIAVGGHCIPVYPRLYLHTDPDATVVRAARAANAAMPRYTVGLLAGAHGDLAGQRVVVLGAAYRGGVKETAFSGVFDTVSALAENGATVLVHDPMYSDDELTALGFTPYHLGEPADAAVIQADHTEYSRLEPADLPGLKTLVDGRRLTTPDGWPGVTHRTVGVSPTGAAAL